In Xiphophorus couchianus chromosome 8, X_couchianus-1.0, whole genome shotgun sequence, the following proteins share a genomic window:
- the sgtb gene encoding small glutamine-rich tetratricopeptide repeat-containing protein beta — protein MAVEKRLGFAIVQFLRDQTHRSALNSDEQESLEVAIQCLETTFKISSSDCHLAVSQPLREIFLNALLKNDNLTVPETSPSPEDIERAEQLKNEGNNHMKEENYRCAVECYTKAIDLDLRNAVYYCNRAAAHSKLGNYTEVTGDCERAIGIDPTYSKAYGRMGLALTAMNQYPEAISYFKKALVLDPENDTYKSNLKIAEQKHKEASSPIAAGLGFDMASLINNPAFISMAASVMQNQQVQQLMSGMMSNAVRGPAAGVGGLSDISSLIEAGQQFAQQIQQQNPELIEQLRNHIRSRSFSGSAEEHS, from the exons ATGGCCGTGGAGAAGCGCCTGGGGTTCGCTATTGTGCAATTTCTACGAGACCAAACTCATCGCAGTGCTTTAAATTCTGATGAGCAAGAGAGCCTGGAGG TTGCAATCCAGTGCTTGGAGACTACCTTCAAGATCAGCTCCAGTGACTGCCATCTCGCTGTATCCCAGCCACTCAGAGAGATATTCCTCAACGCTCTGCTCAAG AACGACAACCTCACCGTACCAGAGACGTCCCCGTCTCCTGAAGACATAGAACGGGCGGAGCAACTTAAAAATGAAG gGAACAACCACATGAAGGAGGAAAACTACAGATGTGCAGTTGAATGCTACACAAAGGCCATAGATCTGGACCTAAGAAACGCTGTGTATTACTGCAACAG AGCTGCTGCTCACAGTAAACTGGGTAATTATACTGAGGTGACTGGAGACTGTGAAAGAGCCATTGGGATTGACCCAACCTACAGCAAAGCGTATGGGAGGATGGG TTTGGCTTTGACTGCAATGAATCAGTATCCAGAGGCGATTTCATACTTCAAGAAAGCCCTGGTTCTAGACCCGGAGAATGACACATATAAATCCAACCTGAAGATCGCAGAGCAGAAGCATAAAGAAGCTTCCAGCCCA ATTGCTGCCGGATTGGGATTTGACATGGCAAGTTTAATCAACAACCCAGCCTTCATCAGCATG GCCGCGAGCGTCATGCAGAACCAGCAAGTCCAGCAGCT CATGTCGGGCATGATGTCGAATGCAGTTAGAGGTCCTGCCGCAGGAGTGGGAGGACTGTCTGACATCTCCAGCTTGATTGAGGC GGGCCAGCAGTTCGCCCAGCAAATCCAGCAGCAGAACCCAGAGCTCATCGAGCAGCTAAGGAACCACATCCGGAGCCGTTCCTTCAGCGGCAGCGCCGAGGAGCACTCATGA